A single genomic interval of Granulicella tundricola MP5ACTX9 harbors:
- the mpl gene encoding UDP-N-acetylmuramate:L-alanyl-gamma-D-glutamyl-meso-diaminopimelate ligase produces the protein MTGKKHIHLIGICGTAMASLAGMLQAQGHTVTGSDAAAYPPMSDQLAAMGIAVMQPYAERNLDVTPDLVVVGNAISRGNVELERVLDERIPFSSMAALLHDEFLVGRESLVVAGTHGKTTTTSMLAWIYETAAKYDAKFAPSFLIGGVAENFGASFMVRATRPFLLEGDEYDTAFFDKGPKFLHYFPDAAILTHVEFDHADIYDDLNAVKTAFKRFVNLIPRRGRLVAYDGNVNVTECVAKAFCAVERYGLAPGSYWRVTGLTADEGGTRWTLERDGEFFAELKLPMPGEHNALNATAAAGLAAGQGVAVEAIKEALATFRSVKRRLEVRAEVNGITVIEDFAHHPTAIRETLRALKASYAGRRLVAILEPRSNTLRRNVFEEALVDSLLIADQVVIAGVFKSESIPEHERLEPEAVAAGLRVRGTPAQVLADAGAIVKVLAPELKSGDVVAILSNGGFGDIYTLLPAELERLAG, from the coding sequence ATGACGGGCAAGAAGCACATACATTTGATTGGGATTTGTGGGACGGCGATGGCGTCGCTGGCAGGGATGCTGCAGGCGCAGGGTCACACGGTGACGGGGTCCGATGCGGCGGCTTATCCGCCGATGAGCGATCAACTGGCGGCGATGGGGATTGCGGTGATGCAGCCTTATGCGGAGCGCAACCTGGATGTGACGCCGGACCTGGTGGTGGTGGGGAATGCGATCTCGCGTGGCAATGTGGAGCTGGAGCGGGTGCTGGATGAGCGGATTCCGTTCAGCTCCATGGCGGCGCTGCTGCATGATGAGTTCCTGGTGGGGCGTGAGTCGCTGGTGGTGGCGGGGACGCACGGCAAGACGACGACCACGTCCATGCTGGCGTGGATCTATGAGACTGCAGCGAAGTATGACGCGAAGTTTGCGCCTTCGTTCCTGATTGGGGGCGTAGCGGAGAACTTTGGCGCGAGCTTTATGGTTCGTGCGACTCGTCCGTTTTTGCTTGAGGGGGATGAGTACGATACGGCGTTCTTCGATAAAGGGCCGAAGTTTCTGCACTACTTTCCGGACGCTGCCATCCTCACTCACGTTGAGTTCGACCATGCAGATATCTACGACGATCTGAATGCGGTGAAGACGGCGTTCAAGCGATTTGTGAACCTGATTCCGCGGCGGGGCCGGCTGGTCGCATACGACGGCAATGTGAATGTGACGGAGTGCGTGGCGAAGGCGTTCTGCGCGGTGGAGCGGTACGGGCTGGCACCGGGATCTTACTGGCGGGTGACGGGGTTGACGGCGGATGAGGGTGGGACGCGGTGGACGTTGGAGCGGGATGGCGAGTTTTTCGCGGAGCTCAAGCTGCCCATGCCGGGCGAGCATAATGCGCTGAATGCTACGGCTGCAGCGGGGCTGGCTGCGGGACAAGGTGTGGCGGTCGAGGCGATCAAGGAGGCTCTGGCGACCTTCCGCAGCGTGAAGCGGCGGCTGGAGGTTCGGGCGGAGGTCAATGGGATTACCGTGATCGAGGACTTTGCGCATCATCCTACGGCGATCCGGGAGACGCTGCGTGCGCTGAAGGCGAGCTATGCTGGGCGGAGGCTGGTGGCGATTCTGGAGCCTCGGTCGAACACGCTGCGGCGCAATGTGTTTGAGGAGGCGCTGGTGGATAGCCTGCTGATTGCGGACCAGGTGGTAATTGCGGGGGTGTTCAAGTCTGAGAGCATTCCAGAGCATGAGCGGCTGGAGCCGGAGGCTGTGGCTGCGGGGCTTCGGGTGCGCGGAACACCGGCTCAGGTGCTCGCGGATGCGGGTGCGATCGTGAAGGTGCTGGCACCGGAGTTGAAGAGCGGGGATGTAGTGGCGATCCTGTCAAACGGCGGGTTTGGGGATATCTATACGCTGCTGCCGGCGGAGCTCGAAAGGCTCGCGGGGTAG
- a CDS encoding SPOR domain-containing protein: MNTLLNDRDEDIDELQHRQSRPDRVQDRQRDREITLGTTMVLGIFFALAVLCAAFFGFGYSTGRHSALTAAGPAGAANANSNGILKPGAGSMFGPINNPPQNIQQQPIKTGPVPSYNTQPADQDAEASSAPPTRPAAVQRVVETTEAPAPAPVEQPKAARVLAVSTPVPVTASPAAVGQFMVQVAAVSHQEDADLLVTTLKRRSYGVAVHQEPQDKLLHVQVGPFTNKKDADAMRQRLLADGFNAIVK, encoded by the coding sequence GTGAACACCTTGCTCAACGACCGCGACGAAGACATCGACGAACTCCAGCACCGCCAGAGCCGGCCAGACCGCGTCCAAGACCGCCAGCGTGACCGCGAAATCACCCTCGGAACCACCATGGTTCTCGGCATCTTCTTCGCGCTCGCCGTCCTGTGCGCGGCCTTCTTCGGCTTCGGCTACTCCACCGGCCGCCACTCCGCCCTGACCGCCGCAGGCCCCGCCGGCGCGGCCAACGCTAACTCCAATGGCATCCTCAAGCCTGGTGCCGGCAGCATGTTCGGCCCCATCAACAACCCGCCCCAGAACATCCAGCAGCAGCCCATTAAGACCGGCCCCGTACCCTCCTACAACACGCAGCCTGCCGACCAGGACGCCGAGGCATCCTCCGCCCCGCCCACGCGCCCCGCAGCCGTCCAGCGCGTCGTTGAGACGACGGAAGCCCCTGCACCCGCGCCCGTAGAACAGCCGAAGGCCGCCCGTGTCCTCGCCGTCTCCACCCCCGTCCCGGTCACCGCTTCCCCCGCCGCAGTTGGCCAGTTCATGGTTCAGGTCGCCGCCGTCTCCCACCAGGAGGACGCAGACCTACTCGTCACCACGCTCAAACGCCGCAGCTACGGCGTAGCCGTCCACCAGGAGCCCCAGGACAAGCTCCTCCACGTCCAGGTAGGCCCCTTCACGAACAAGAAGGACGCCGACGCCATGCGCCAGCGCCTCCTAGCAGACGGCTTCAACGCCATCGTCAAATAG
- a CDS encoding S66 peptidase family protein, with amino-acid sequence MIKPKALKKGSLLAVVSPASTPKAELVAAGVARLEGLGYRVRVSAHALDKGPLYYAGTVEDRLADLHAAFADPEVDGIVCARGGWGSAELLPGLDKELIRTNPKVFVGYSDLTSFQTWLWNEIGLVSFYAPMVAADFSRLDAAEMGSWESALGGAEEWSVGAAEGLRVLRPGKAEGVLTGGCLSIYAEALGTPYAAKAEGGILFLEDIGTKPYQWDRMLVHLRYAGMLKDVTGIVFGDMEQNGADAEIEASILHALREFEGPIGFGLRSGHVSVANVTLPLGVKVRLDLTGEPELRFVEAAVTR; translated from the coding sequence TTGATCAAACCCAAAGCTCTGAAGAAGGGATCGCTGTTGGCCGTGGTTTCTCCGGCTAGTACTCCCAAGGCTGAGTTGGTGGCGGCGGGCGTGGCTCGGCTTGAGGGGTTGGGGTATCGGGTGCGGGTTTCGGCTCATGCGCTGGATAAGGGGCCGCTTTACTATGCGGGGACGGTGGAGGATCGGCTGGCGGATCTTCATGCGGCGTTCGCCGATCCGGAGGTGGATGGGATCGTGTGTGCTCGCGGGGGATGGGGTTCTGCGGAGTTGCTGCCGGGGCTCGATAAGGAGCTGATCCGGACGAATCCGAAGGTGTTTGTTGGGTATAGCGATCTGACTTCGTTCCAGACCTGGCTTTGGAATGAGATTGGATTGGTGAGCTTTTATGCGCCGATGGTGGCGGCGGATTTCTCTCGCTTGGATGCCGCGGAGATGGGATCGTGGGAGTCGGCTTTGGGTGGAGCGGAGGAGTGGAGTGTAGGGGCTGCTGAAGGGCTGCGGGTGCTGAGGCCGGGGAAGGCTGAGGGGGTGCTGACGGGTGGGTGTTTGTCGATCTATGCGGAGGCTTTGGGAACGCCCTATGCCGCTAAGGCTGAGGGCGGCATTTTGTTTCTGGAGGATATCGGGACGAAGCCTTATCAGTGGGATCGGATGCTGGTGCATCTGCGCTATGCGGGGATGCTGAAGGACGTGACGGGAATTGTGTTTGGGGATATGGAGCAGAATGGAGCGGATGCGGAGATTGAGGCTTCGATCCTTCATGCGCTGCGGGAGTTTGAGGGGCCAATCGGGTTCGGGCTGCGGAGTGGGCATGTGTCGGTGGCGAATGTGACGCTGCCGCTGGGGGTGAAGGTGCGGCTTGATCTGACGGGTGAGCCGGAGTTGCGATTTGTTGAGGCTGCGGTGACACGGTAG
- a CDS encoding slipin family protein, translating into MSLPLLIVPVIIILYLLNSIKILKEYERAVVFQLGRVGKEAAGPGLIFVFAPIQTIVRVSLRQEAMEVPPQDIITRDNVTLKVNAVITLRVVNPIDAVINVSNYIYQTSQFAQTTLRSVLGEVDLDELLAHRDRLNQRIQTIIDGHTAPFGLKVVSVEVKQVDMPENMLRAMAKQAEAERERRAKIIHAEGEFNAAAKLVEAAALMATQPMTLQLRYLQTLTEIGVEKNTTIVFPLPMELMNLLNRTFTEPAKPVANANSEIANP; encoded by the coding sequence ATGTCGCTTCCCCTCCTCATTGTCCCGGTCATCATCATTCTGTACCTCCTCAACTCCATCAAGATCCTCAAGGAGTATGAGCGCGCCGTCGTCTTCCAGCTCGGACGCGTCGGCAAAGAGGCCGCCGGCCCCGGCCTCATCTTCGTCTTTGCGCCCATCCAGACCATCGTCCGCGTCAGCCTGCGCCAGGAGGCCATGGAGGTTCCGCCGCAGGACATCATCACGCGTGACAACGTCACCCTGAAGGTCAACGCCGTCATCACCCTCCGCGTCGTCAATCCCATCGACGCGGTCATCAACGTCTCCAACTACATCTACCAGACCTCCCAGTTCGCGCAGACGACGCTCCGTTCCGTCCTCGGCGAGGTCGATCTCGACGAGCTTCTCGCCCACCGCGACCGCCTCAACCAGCGCATCCAGACCATCATCGACGGCCACACCGCGCCCTTCGGCCTCAAGGTCGTCTCGGTTGAGGTCAAGCAGGTCGACATGCCCGAAAACATGCTCCGCGCCATGGCCAAGCAGGCTGAAGCCGAACGCGAGCGCCGCGCCAAGATCATCCACGCAGAGGGAGAATTCAACGCCGCCGCCAAGCTCGTCGAAGCGGCCGCCCTCATGGCCACCCAGCCCATGACCCTCCAGCTCCGCTACCTCCAGACCCTCACCGAGATCGGCGTCGAAAAGAACACCACCATTGTCTTCCCGCTCCCCATGGAGCTCATGAACCTGCTCAACCGCACCTTCACCGAGCCCGCAAAGCCAGTCGCGAATGCCAATTCCGAAATCGCAAACCCTTAA
- a CDS encoding MgtC/SapB family protein has translation MMIPSSFHFSQLDQLRLSSGTATRLLTSILLGGAIGLEREWRHKASGLRTNMLLCLGCAFFTLLSANLAGEGNPNKGQVASNIVQGVGFLGAGLILHTRSRVLGLTSAATVFVVASIGMACGAGLYIEAVMATVMVLVALQLIGVMEYRMPWKQSVLLYEVRGLHESVMYPAILDVMDKAGLRMNVVDRDSFGSLERVTFMVTATRHRHAVLLKDLRDSDATDHVTAYPDAEQD, from the coding sequence ATGATGATTCCTTCGTCCTTTCATTTCTCTCAGCTCGATCAGTTGCGGCTTTCAAGCGGCACGGCGACGCGTCTGCTGACGTCGATTCTGTTGGGTGGCGCGATTGGATTGGAGCGGGAATGGAGGCATAAAGCCTCCGGGCTGCGGACGAATATGCTGCTGTGCCTGGGGTGCGCTTTCTTCACGCTGCTCTCCGCGAACCTGGCGGGCGAGGGCAATCCAAACAAGGGGCAGGTGGCTTCGAATATCGTTCAGGGCGTGGGGTTCCTGGGCGCGGGGCTGATCCTGCATACACGGTCCAGGGTGCTGGGGTTGACGAGCGCGGCGACGGTGTTTGTGGTGGCTTCGATCGGGATGGCGTGCGGGGCGGGGCTGTATATCGAGGCGGTGATGGCGACCGTGATGGTGCTGGTGGCGCTGCAGTTGATCGGTGTGATGGAGTACAGGATGCCGTGGAAGCAATCCGTGCTGTTGTACGAGGTGCGCGGTCTGCATGAGAGTGTGATGTATCCGGCGATCCTGGACGTGATGGACAAGGCGGGGCTGCGGATGAATGTGGTGGACCGCGACTCGTTTGGGAGCTTGGAACGGGTGACGTTTATGGTGACCGCAACGCGGCATCGTCATGCGGTGCTGCTGAAGGATCTGCGGGACAGCGACGCGACCGACCATGTGACGGCGTATCCGGATGCGGAGCAGGATTAG
- a CDS encoding porin family protein: MTIAIRRPGMIAALLFGAACAASFTSAAHAQDTEPPTFLDKQLARLDLGITGVGEFSKTTNGPNYLNQTVTLKPSNTLGYMGTVGYSKSPWVGGEFNFQNIRYTDNFTLANTATTPANQNSQNIAIQTNVIELSAGYLIRPAHTFYGIQPYASAGLGAMDFRPTPGGGQGLPHEGVRSFYYTVGGEELVTTHFGLRGGIRQTFYLQPDFFQNFLRNSNHSYTIQPYAGFFIRF, translated from the coding sequence ATGACCATTGCAATTCGCCGCCCAGGCATGATCGCCGCCCTGCTCTTCGGAGCCGCCTGCGCCGCCTCCTTCACATCCGCCGCACACGCTCAGGACACCGAGCCCCCCACCTTTCTCGATAAGCAGCTCGCCCGCCTCGACCTCGGTATCACCGGCGTCGGCGAGTTCTCCAAGACCACCAACGGCCCCAACTACCTCAACCAGACCGTGACCCTCAAGCCCAGCAACACGCTCGGCTACATGGGCACCGTCGGCTACAGCAAATCACCCTGGGTCGGCGGCGAGTTCAACTTCCAGAACATCCGTTATACGGATAACTTCACCCTCGCCAACACCGCGACCACGCCCGCCAACCAGAACAGCCAGAACATCGCCATTCAGACCAACGTCATCGAGCTCAGCGCCGGTTACCTCATCCGCCCAGCCCACACCTTCTACGGCATCCAGCCGTATGCCTCGGCCGGTCTCGGCGCAATGGACTTCCGCCCCACCCCCGGCGGTGGACAGGGCCTCCCGCATGAGGGCGTCCGCTCCTTCTACTACACCGTAGGCGGAGAAGAGCTCGTCACGACTCACTTCGGCCTTCGCGGCGGCATTCGTCAGACCTTCTACCTGCAGCCTGACTTCTTCCAGAACTTCCTCCGCAATTCAAACCACTCCTATACCATCCAGCCCTACGCCGGATTCTTCATCCGCTTCTAG
- the dapF gene encoding diaminopimelate epimerase — MISFVKAHACGNDFLIIEEAVAGRRHAELAQKLCSRNTSVGADGIEFLERRADGSFFLRLFNADGSEAELSGNGTRCVAAWLAQSEGLNEVALGTHGGVRTCRVISSDGPVFQIESGMGVPRVMRRAIELEGVGVVEGAMVNVGNPHYVLFVDTDDFGSHGMTWQELGGKIAVSPLFPHGTNVEFVKVKSADEIEFRIFERGCGPTTSSGTGTCASSSAAIALRDCARSLTAVAEGGAQSVVWPSNGEAMMLTGPAEFVCVGEVFA, encoded by the coding sequence ATGATTTCTTTTGTGAAGGCTCATGCTTGCGGGAATGATTTCTTGATTATCGAAGAGGCTGTTGCAGGACGCCGTCATGCGGAGTTGGCTCAGAAGCTTTGCTCGAGGAATACGAGTGTTGGTGCGGATGGGATTGAGTTCCTGGAACGTCGGGCGGATGGGTCTTTCTTTCTGCGGCTGTTCAATGCGGATGGCAGTGAGGCGGAGTTATCTGGGAATGGGACCAGGTGTGTGGCGGCGTGGCTCGCGCAGAGTGAGGGGTTGAACGAGGTTGCTCTGGGGACGCATGGCGGGGTGCGGACGTGCCGCGTGATCTCGAGCGATGGGCCGGTGTTTCAGATTGAGAGTGGGATGGGTGTGCCGCGGGTGATGCGACGTGCGATCGAGTTGGAGGGTGTGGGGGTGGTTGAGGGGGCGATGGTGAATGTGGGGAATCCGCATTATGTGCTCTTCGTTGATACAGATGATTTTGGCTCGCATGGCATGACGTGGCAGGAGTTGGGTGGAAAGATTGCAGTGAGCCCGCTGTTTCCGCATGGGACGAATGTGGAGTTTGTGAAGGTGAAGAGCGCGGACGAGATCGAGTTTCGGATCTTCGAGCGCGGGTGTGGGCCTACGACTTCTTCGGGGACGGGGACGTGTGCTTCTTCGAGCGCGGCGATTGCGCTGCGGGATTGCGCGCGGAGTCTGACGGCGGTGGCTGAGGGTGGGGCGCAGAGTGTGGTTTGGCCGTCGAATGGCGAAGCGATGATGTTGACGGGGCCGGCGGAGTTTGTTTGTGTCGGTGAGGTGTTTGCTTGA
- a CDS encoding lysophospholipid acyltransferase family protein, with product MLFVFSFFGSIAGVIGIPISFVLGNVRRLYKISMWIVRTGVRAAGIRVEVSGTEHVPAGQSCIFMCNHVSNLDPPVVLPAIPGQSSVLLKQELMKIPILGTAMRMAKFVPVERGAKRDAAAASVTAAGEALRSGLHILVFPEGTRAVDGRLSKFKKGPFFLAQQTGAPVIPVAVSGTQTMMRKGSAAITPGVAKVEMLTPIFPGEYGSREEMLRAVYEAIAEALPVGMKPVE from the coding sequence ATGCTTTTCGTGTTCTCGTTCTTTGGGTCGATTGCCGGGGTGATCGGGATTCCGATCTCGTTTGTGCTGGGCAACGTTCGGCGGCTGTACAAGATTTCGATGTGGATTGTGCGGACCGGGGTGAGGGCCGCGGGGATCAGGGTGGAGGTCTCGGGCACGGAGCATGTGCCGGCGGGGCAGAGCTGCATCTTCATGTGCAATCACGTCTCAAACCTGGATCCGCCGGTGGTGCTGCCAGCGATTCCGGGGCAGAGTTCCGTGCTGCTGAAGCAGGAGTTGATGAAGATTCCCATCCTGGGGACGGCGATGCGCATGGCGAAGTTTGTGCCGGTGGAGCGTGGGGCGAAGCGGGATGCTGCGGCGGCGAGCGTCACTGCGGCTGGGGAGGCGCTGCGGTCAGGGCTGCATATTCTGGTGTTTCCGGAGGGGACTCGGGCGGTAGATGGGCGGCTGAGCAAGTTCAAGAAAGGCCCGTTCTTTCTGGCGCAGCAGACCGGGGCTCCGGTGATTCCAGTGGCTGTCTCGGGGACTCAGACGATGATGCGGAAGGGCAGTGCGGCGATTACGCCGGGGGTGGCGAAGGTGGAGATGCTGACGCCGATTTTTCCGGGGGAGTATGGGAGCCGCGAGGAGATGTTGCGGGCGGTGTATGAGGCGATTGCAGAGGCTTTGCCGGTGGGGATGAAGCCGGTGGAGTAG